GTGGGATAACAGCTCAGCTCAGATTAATGATATACTTTGTATAACATATTACATTATTCACAGATACATGCATGTTGGTTCATCTCTTTTGAAACTTCAGTTTCTTGATTGCAAAGGCAAAGATGAAAATAAAGAATGCTGAAAACCCAACAAGCACAGTAACTGAACAATGGCATCTTCGTTGACCTTTTAAAGATGCAAATTTGATAAAACAAATTGAAGGTATCAACTATCAAGTGAGAAGTATATTCAGATGTCAATTTTAGAAGTTTTGAATAAAAACTCGCTTGACAATTTCCACTTTTTAAAGAAAACAAAAAACAAAACAAACAAAAAAAAAAATCAAAGCAACATCTACCGATTTATGCAATAAACCGAAACTTCCGAGATCTTGTTTGTTCGTGCAGGTTGACGGGTATACGGAGATCGACAACATATGGTTCACTTTCAAGTTATGAAGTGGCTAGCTTACCTAGGTATTAAACAAATCAAACACTCGATGAAAGTCCAGCTGATAATGCATTTCTGATGCCATAGAGATAAAGTTAAGTATAGAGCTCGAATCTCGATAGCCTTGGTGTTGGAATGGCAAATAATGGAGTCATCTTCTTTACCACGAGCCCATATTTTTCCGACAGGTCAAGTTTCATGTCATCGGGCAATCGCCACTCGAATGAATGCAGGAACGAAGCTAACTCAAAGTTTAACATCCTCTCGGCTAAGGGCAGTCCAGCACATATTCTTCTCCCGCAGCCAAATGGAACGTACTGCAACTTATTGCCCAAGTAATCAAACCTTTTGCTAGGATCCAGAAACCTCTGGGGTCTAAACTCCAAGGGGTTGTCCCAATGACTAGGGTCTCTATGTATGGCATAAGCATTCATAAAAACCGTTGTACCTTTCGGTATGATATAGCCACCAATGGTGGCGGATTCGCTTGGACGTCGGGGCACTAGAAGAGGCAGTGCAGGGTGCAATCGCAATGTCTCCTTGACCACAGCATCTAAGTGATGCAGTTTTGGCAAATGAAACTCTTCAACCAAATTGTCCAGCCCCACAACTTGTGTCAGTTCTTCTTGAACTTTCTTCATTTCTTTTGGATGTTGCATCAGCTCAGCCATCACCCATTCGACCATTGCTGTCGTTGTCTCGGTTCCTCCTACCACAATGTCCTGTCAATAAAAAGCACATAGTTTTAATGTGAAGGGAAAATATAGTTGGTCCTGAGATGCTAGTTAGCATATATGCTTATGAAAATCTATTTAAACTAAAGATGATAATGGATATTGTACCGTGAGAACTGCCTTCAGTTGTTGCATTGTAATCGATATTTCACTATCTTCATGATTATGATATTCCAAGAGGAATTGCAGAAAGTCTTTCCTTTCACCTTCGGCCAAGGTATAATGCATTCGTTGTTGGATGGCAGAATCAAGAATCTTGTCTGTCACCGAAATGAGCTTTTTTGCTTCCCTCTCAATTCCTTGTACATCAAAGATGGAAAGTGCAGGGAAAAAGTCTGAAATATTTGGTTTTCCAAGTAGCTCCATTGTTCCGGTCACTGCTTTTCGAAACTCAGCTACAGCTTCAGCTGCCTTTTCTCCTTTTAGTATCGTTCCACCCCATAACATGCGCATGACGTTGTTGGTTGCAGTGTCAAAGGCTAACTTCCCCAAATCGACTGGAGTGCCAATCTTGTCATAAATATGACCAATTAACTTGTGAACCTCTTCTCTTCTCAGAGCATAGGTATCCTCAAGGTTGGTTTTGCTCAACATCTTACTCGCAAACACCATGCGCAGACGCCTCCAATCTGGACCATAGGGTGCAAATGCTATGTCCCTTTCTCCATATGAGCCAACTAGTGCAGCTGTGATTGGAACATGGTTAGCAAACACAATGTCATGATCACGAACCATTTCCTTCAGAAGTGTTGGAGAACTGATCACAACACATAATTTGCTTCCGAGGCGCAGTTTGTAAATAGGGCCATAAACCCTTGCTAGATCGGTGAGTTCGTGGTGAAGATTGGTGCCTAAGAAGGGAAGGTATCCGAGCAGTGGCAATCCTATAGGGCCTGGTGGCAATGGAGGTATTAGATTCTTTGAGAACTTTTTTCTAGACCACAGGAACCACGAAGTAGCTAACATCATAGCTAAAAGGGCAAGAAGTATTGCTCTGAGATTTTTGTCTTTCTCATTGCTAGCATCCCCCCACGATGACCACATTGCTCACAACACTGTATTGAGAACTTGAGGCTTATTGTGGATGAAAGATAAGGTCTGGAAGTGAAGTACCTGCCTGATCATAACCAGTCACCATGATTTTATACATGAAAAAGATATTCTTACCCCTAACATGCAGATGCAGTGGACAGAGATATTTTAGATAATATTCTTTTCATCTTTGGTCCTTGAACTTTATCTCTGTTAGGCAATTTCATCTTTTCTGACAATTTTATCTTAAATCTGCATAAAATCAAACCACCAAAATTGGCTAAAGAGGGAACATATGTCTTTAGCTGATTTAGAATAAGTAATAATAAGCCAAAAAAAAATTGTTTCACCCCACCACAGCATGCATCAGGAAGAAAATGCCAAGAGGAACTAATTATAGCAAAAAACAAACGGCAAGATTTGTTGCATACACACATAGTGATTAAGCCATAAGCTGCAAGCATGGGTCAGTATAACTATATATATATATATATATATATATNNNNNNNNNNNNNNNNNNNNNNNNNNNNNNNNNNNNNNNNNNNNNNNNNNNNNNNNNNNNNNNNNNNNNNNNNNNNNNNNNNNNNNNNNNNNNNNNNNNNNNNNNNNNNNNNNNNNNNNNNNNNNNNNNNNNNNNNNNNNNNNNNNNNNNNNNNNNNNNNNNNNNNNNNNNNNNNNNNNNNNNNNNNNNNNNNNNNNNNNNNNNNNNNNNNNNNNNNNNNNNNNNNNNNNNNNNNNNNNNNNNNNNNNNNNNNNNNNNNNNNNNNNNNNNNNNNNNNNNNNNNNNNNNNNNNNNNNNNNNNNNNNNNNNNNNNNNNNNNNNNNNNNNNNNNNNNNNNNNNNNNNNNNNNNNNNNNNNNNNNNNNNNNNNNNNNNNNNNNNNNNNNNNNNNNNNNNNNNNNNNNNNNNNNNNNNNNNNNNNNNNNNNNNNNNNNNNNNNNNNNNNNNNNNNNNNNNNNNNNNNNNNNNNNNNNNNNNNNNNNNNNNNNNNNNNNNNNNNNNNNNNNNNNNNNNNNNNNNNNNNNNNNNNNNNNNNNNNNNNNNNNNNNNNNNNNNNNNNNNNNNNNNNNNNNNNNNNNNNNNNNNNNNNNNNNNNNNNNNNNNNNNNNNNNNNNNNNNNNNNNNNNNNNNNNNNNNNNNNNNNNNNNNNNNNNNNNNNNNNNNNNNNNNNNNNNNNNNNNNNNNNNNNNNNNNNNNNNNNNNNNNNNNNNNNNNNNNNNNNNNNNNNNNNNNNNNNNNNNNNNNNNNNNNNNNNNNNNNNNNNNNNNNNNNNNNNNNNNNNNNNNNNNNNNNNNNNNNNNNNNNNNNNNNNNNNNNNNNNNNNNNNNNNNNNNNNNNNNNNNNNNNNNNNNNNNNNNNNNNNNNNNNNNNNNNNNNNNNNNNNNNNNNNNNNNNNNNNNNNNNNNNNNNNNNNNNNNNNNNNNNNNNNNNNNNNNNNNNNNNNNNNNNNNNNNNNNNNNNNNNNNNNNNNNNNNNNNNNNNNNNNNNNNNNNNNNNNNNNNNNNNNNNNNNNNNNNNNNNNNNNNNNNNNNNNNNNNNNNNNNNNNNNNNNNNNNNNNNNNNNNNNNNNNNNNNNNNNNNNNNNNNNNNNNNNNNNNNNNNNNNNNNNNNNNNNNNNNNNNNNNNNNNNNNNNNNNNNNNNNNNNNNNNNNNNNNNNNNNNNNNNNNNNNNNNNNNNNNNNNNNNNNNNNNNNNNNNNNNNNNNNNNNNNNNNNNNNNNNNNNNNNNNNNNNNNNNNNNNNNNNNNNNNNNNNNNNNNNNNNNNNNNNNNNNNNNNNNNNNNNNNNNNNNNNNNNNNNNNNNNNNNNNNNNNNNNNNNNNNNNNNNNNNNNNNNNNNNNNNNNNNNNNNNNNNNNNNNNNNNNNNNNNNNNNNNNNNNNNNNNNNNNNNNNNNNNNNNNNNNNNNNNNNNNNNNNNNNNNNNNNNNNNNNNNNNNNNNNNNNNNNNNNNNNNNNNNNNNNNNNNNNNNNNNNNNNNNNNNNNNNNNNNNNNNNNNNNNNNNNNNNNNNNNNNNNNNNNNNNNNNNNNNNNNNNNNNNNNNNNNNNNNNNNNNNNNNNNNNNNNNNNNNNNNNNNNNNNNNNNNNNNNNNNNNNNNNNNNNNNNNNNNNNNNNNNNNNNNNNNNNNNNNNNNNNNNNNNNNNNNNNNNNNNNNNNNNNNNNNNNNNNNNNNNNNNNNNNNNNNNNNNNNNNNNNNNNNNNNNNNNNNNNNNNNNNNNNNNNNNNNNNNNNNNNNNNNNNNNNNNNNNNNNNNNNNNNNNNNNNNNNNNNNNNNNNNNNNNNNNNNNNTTGTTGAAGGGACAATATGAAGAGTCTAGACTGTTTGACTCAAGAGAGACCCCTCACCCCTTCACATGAATATCTGGTTCATTCTTATATTAATGGAGCCAAGCCGTCGAATTAACAAGGGAATTAATATATATGATCGATGAAGCTGACGGTGACAGTATCTGCCTGAATTGAACTGGAAAATAGGAGAGTTTTTGTAACACAGTTGAGGAAGTAGCTAGAGTTGATGAAAGAAATAAAGGCTAGATGTAAGTTACTTAGACCTACCAGATTTCCTTTCTGTCTTTCATGATAATTATGCTCAATGTTTCAGCTCCAAACTTGTGATCTACTACCTTTCTAGACTTTTGGTACATGCACAAGCTCATAAACCTGCTTTGGTATTTTTAGTTCCAAACAATCCAAGCTTCAATCGGAATGTGGAAAGAGTGATTACATGGATACGGAGCAGGGTCTGTGTTTGGGTGCTCCCGGCCCTTTGATATTGCAGCAACAAATGTAAACCGTCTAGTTTACTCTTATTTTTATGATTCAAGTGGCTGTTTTGCATTGTCTTGTGTTTCCTGTCTTGGGTTTATGTGTTTGAGGAGTAGTGTAACCGGCCGGGGTTTCATATGTCACTTTTACAGTTAATGTAATATGTTATATTGTTACTCTGTTAATTCGAAATCCAGTATTTCATCAATCCTCTCCAAGTCAACCATGTCTACATTCACCATATAATCTAATTGCTTGATCTTGTCGCCTATCTTTCCTTATATATAATTTGTTTAGATCAGGATCTACATTTTTTTTAATGCATGTATGTAGTAGTTACTCGTGCGCATATAATCCTTGCCTCTCAATGAGAAGAATATACAAAAATTAATCAATGCCGAAGAATGGTTGTTTTCATCCTTTCAGAAGACATAACTATTAACTTGCAGTGGGATAACAGCTCAGCTCAGATTATCAGATTAATGATATACTTTGTATAACATATTACACTATTCACAGATACATGCATGTTGGTTCATCTCTTTTAAAAGTTTAGTTTCTTGATAATATAAAAATAAAGAATGCTGAAAACCCAACAAGCACAGCAACTGAACAATGGCATCTTAGTTGACCTTTTAAAGATGCAAATTTGATCAAACAAATTGAAGGTATCAACTATCAAGTGAGAAGTATATTCAGGTGTCAATTTTAGAAGTTTTGAATAAAACCTAGCTTGACATTTTCCACTTTTTAAAGAAAGAAAAAAAAAAAAAAAACAACATCAAAGCAACATCTACCGATCTATGCAATAAAACGAAACATCCGAGATCTTGTTTGTTCGCGCAGGTTGACGGGTATTTGGAGATCGACAACATATGTTTCACTTTCAAGTTATGAAGTGGCTAGCTTACCCAAGTATTAAACAAATTAAACACTCGATGAAAGTCCAGCTGATAATGCATGATAGGTAGCCAACATGTTCTGATGCCATAGAGATAAATTAAGTATAGACCTCGAATCTCGATTGCCTTGGTTGTTGAAATGGAAAATAATGGAGTCATCTTCTTTACCACGAGCCCATATTTTTCCGATAGATCAAGTTTCGCGTCATCTGGCAATCGCCACTCGAATGAATGCAAGAATGAAGCTAACTCAAAGGTTAACATCCTCTCGGCCCAGGGCAGTCCAGCACATATATTCTTCTCCCGCAGCTGAATGGGAACATACTGTAACTTATTGCCCAAGTAATCAAACCTTTTGCTAGGATCCAGAAACTTTTGGGGTCTAAACTCCAAGGGGTTGTCCCAATGACTAGTGTCTCTATGTATGGCATAAGAATTCATAAAATCCGGAGGTTTCGGCACAGAATGGTGTTGTGCGAATATTCACCGTGGAATTCACAAAATGTGATTTGTCTCTTCTACCAAGATCTGACATCAGTGGGGGCGGTTTTGTGAATATCCTCTCGTGTTGGTGAGCGATTGTCGATTGAGAGATTGTGAACTTGTTTTGGTTCTCTTAAAGTCCTCGCCCATCCGTTGTCTGTTCCCTTCGCCATATTTGGTTCCACGGGCTGTTTTGTTCTGCTCCAGCTATGTTTCACTCTTCTGGTGCCCGTGGCACAATGAGTGATGTACGTATTTCTCGTTGCCTGTGTTGCTTCGATTTTTTCCAATCTGATTTCGCTTCTATCCGTGTTTGGATTTTGCCCATGTCCTTGGCTGGTTTCTCACCAAGTCCTTATACATATGTGAATTTGGCAGGAGCCCTTCACGAAATGCGTCGGCAGCATATTCCAATGTGTATCCTTCGATTTGTGCTTGCTCGGCTCAAAAACATTCGTAGAACGTCTTAAGCTTTTCTCCCACTGTTTGTTTTACTATGAATAGAGCTGCTAAGTCCTTTTTACGCATTTTGTTGTAGAAGTATTGTGTAACTAAGGACTCCCTTAATTGTTTGAAGTTGGCGATGGATCCTAGCTTCAGGTGGCGGTACCACACTCCTACCTCGCTAGTTAGGTTGGATGGAAAAAACTTGTAAAACAATATCTCATCATTTGTTTCTGTGGTCATTTGCTGCATAAACTCTCTGAGGTCATCCACTAGATCCGTGGTCCCGTCATATTGTTGGAAAACAAGCATCACGAAATTGCATGGTTTTTCCACACTTAAAAAATTCTTCAACGAATGGGGACCTCCCAATCTCTCTTGCAGCGGGTGCGGCCAATTCTCCTTGGCTAGCATTTCGCATGTCTTTCAGCATTTCCTCTATTTGTATTTTTCAGCTTTCTTCTTTGATTTTCTTGGCTCTCCTCTGATTCTTCCTTGAGCTGATTCAGAATTTTGACTAGAGTGGGAATGAAACTTTTTGATTCGTGATGGAACGTTGAATGAAGGATTTGGTTTCAGAATTAGGTGGTGGTGTGTTTGAGGATTCCGTAAAAGAGTAGTTTGGACTTGCGTGGTTGATCTGGATTTGCCTTGAACTTTGTTTTGTGTTTTCGGTCTTCGTCCCCCTAAACATTCGATTCTTTGTTGTACTTATAGTCGCGACCTCGTGACTACCTGATTCTAATGCGTTGTAGCGAGCCTAATTCATAAATTGCACATGAGTGGATCCTCGACTCCATATCGTGGACATCATTGACAATCTTTCTATCGTCGACTACTTCTATTTTATTTCTACTTCTATTAACCATGACACGATTTGACCAAAGCCCCATTGACCATAACGTGATTAATTCAACCACGACGAGCTTTATCCACAATGTGATTTACTTCCACGTGGTCACGTTTTAATCAACGTTAAACCAAGACCTCTCTCTACATCATGCTCTCCTTTGATGCTTTCTAGTACTCTTGACCGTACCTAGTTCGAATATTAGTTTGACCTCTTCCAGTCTTCCGCCTTGGCTTGATCACAACGTACCTGAACTCAATTTGCCTTTAACCTAATTCAACCGCTACCCATCTCATTCCGCTAATGGCCCACGACCGTTACCCATTTATTCATGGCCCAATTTGACCGCTACACAATTCACCCATAACCCAATCTATTTGTGATCAGGTTGGGGCTTTGACCAGGCGCGGAGGCAGTATAGAAGTGGGTGGGGCTCAAGCCCAACCAAAGAAATTGGGCAAAAAAAAAAACTAGGTATAGATATATATATATTTTTGGGTGATATATCATATATGCCCAGCCACCAAGTGACTAAGCCCAACCCACCCAACTACCCAAGTCCACAATCTCATTCTCGATCTCTTGTGGATCAATCATCACTCATCAGACTTGCCTTAAGTCCTCAACCTCCTCTTTCACCCAATCACCCTCCTTCAACTTAAACACTAAAACACGTATGACCTATCACCTATCCCTCTTCCCCTTCGCCTCCACTCCCCTCCAGTCCTCCACGGCTCCACCATAATCTTCTTCTTCCCGGCCTCCTCCGGTCCTCCCCGACAGCGACTCGCCTTCGGCCCTCCGCGCCTGATTACAATCCCTCCCTACTCTTCTTCTTCAATATCTCAGTCCTTCACTTAACGATTTGCCTCCAATCTTCAATTTCTCAATCCCTCACTTCCTCAATTTCTCAGCTACTCTACTCTTTAATCTCAGTTACCTAACTCTTGTAGTCCTCTTCTTCCTCTATTTAATACATGGTTGTAAGTATGATAATTGAATTTCATTGGTTCAATTTGTTGGGGTTGTTGGGTTATTAATTTACTCTTCTTAAATCTTTGAAAATCCTCAAGTATAACCTTATAATCTTCTTCTTCTTATATAGGATTTGAAATTGTAAGTTCTGGTTGAGCTCATATGTACTGGAAAAAAAAATTTGTTGGCCTTCGGCCAAAGTTCAAGCCCACCCCCTGTTTGACTGGCT
The window above is part of the Fragaria vesca subsp. vesca linkage group LG2, FraVesHawaii_1.0, whole genome shotgun sequence genome. Proteins encoded here:
- the LOC101304941 gene encoding cytochrome P450 93A1-like codes for the protein MWSSWGDASNEKDKNLRAILLALLAMMLATSWFLWSRKKFSKNLIPPLPPGPIGLPLLGYLPFLGTNLHHELTDLARVYGPIYKLRLGSKLCVVISSPTLLKEMVRDHDIVFANHVPITAALVGSYGERDIAFAPYGPDWRRLRMVFASKMLSKTNLEDTYALRREEVHKLIGHIYDKIGTPVDLGKLAFDTATNNVMRMLWGGTILKGEKAAEAVAEFRKAVTGTMELLGKPNISDFFPALSIFDVQGIEREAKKLISVTDKILDSAIQQRMHYTLAEGERKDFLQFLLEYHNHEDSEISITMQQLKAVLTDIVVGGTETTTAMVEWVMAELMQHPKEMKKVQEELTQVVGLDNLVEEFHLPKLHHLDAVVKETLRLHPALPLLVPRRPSESATIGGYIIPKGTTVFMNAYAIHRDPSHWDNPLEFRPQRFLDPSKRFDYLGNKLQYVPFGCGRRICAGLPLAERMLNFELASFLHSFEWRLPDDMKLDLSEKYGLVVKKMTPLFAIPTPRLSRFELYT